The following are encoded together in the Lactuca sativa cultivar Salinas chromosome 1, Lsat_Salinas_v11, whole genome shotgun sequence genome:
- the LOC111916151 gene encoding uncharacterized protein LOC111916151 isoform X1, translating into MIFQYLLKGYLLSMDSGQSLISTQRDGTVKVFNCEEDQLCDYNHIMTPKPSGKSEKCSGFESSPSYSFLSPGVLKEIDEIIYRRTKKKLEFMDENSTGTGIDICSSASSLCSPYMNKIVSIRSKITDIEIDICKSILCSNRNLRETIWELKDAQLMFVEDSYCFEANKPISCNVIDCWSSFLNIIYTPNLVMAPSRVFFHTKILVS; encoded by the exons ATGATCTTTCAATATCTTCTTAAGG GATATTTATTATCGATGGATAGTGGACAGTCTTTGATATCTACGCAAAGGGATGGTACTGTCAAAGTATTTAATT GTGAAGAAGATCAATTGTGTGATTATAATCATATCATGACACCCAAACCTTCAGGAAAAAGTGAAAAATGTTCTGGATTTGAATCTTCTCCTTCATATAGTTTCCTTAGCCCAGGAGTATTAAAGGAAATAGATGAAATCATATACAGAAGAACCAAAAAGAAACTTGAATTCATGGATGAAAATTCTACAGGAACAGGAATTGATATTTGCAGTTCAGCTTCTAGTCTTTGTTCTCCGTATATGAACAAAATAGTTTCAATTAGAAGCAAGATTACTGATATTGAGATTGATATTTGCAAGTCAATATTATGTTCAAATAGAAATCTTCG ggaaaccatatgggagttaaAAGATGCTCAACTTATGTTTGTTGAAGATTCATATTGTTTTGAAGCAAACAAGCCTATTAGTTGTAATGTTATTGATTGTTGGTCATCTTTCCTTAACATTATTTACACACCAAACTTAGTTATGGCACCATCCAGAGTATTCTTCCATACAAAAATATTGGTtagttaa
- the LOC111916151 gene encoding uncharacterized protein LOC111916151 isoform X2 has translation MIFQYLLKGEEDQLCDYNHIMTPKPSGKSEKCSGFESSPSYSFLSPGVLKEIDEIIYRRTKKKLEFMDENSTGTGIDICSSASSLCSPYMNKIVSIRSKITDIEIDICKSILCSNRNLRETIWELKDAQLMFVEDSYCFEANKPISCNVIDCWSSFLNIIYTPNLVMAPSRVFFHTKILVS, from the exons ATGATCTTTCAATATCTTCTTAAGG GTGAAGAAGATCAATTGTGTGATTATAATCATATCATGACACCCAAACCTTCAGGAAAAAGTGAAAAATGTTCTGGATTTGAATCTTCTCCTTCATATAGTTTCCTTAGCCCAGGAGTATTAAAGGAAATAGATGAAATCATATACAGAAGAACCAAAAAGAAACTTGAATTCATGGATGAAAATTCTACAGGAACAGGAATTGATATTTGCAGTTCAGCTTCTAGTCTTTGTTCTCCGTATATGAACAAAATAGTTTCAATTAGAAGCAAGATTACTGATATTGAGATTGATATTTGCAAGTCAATATTATGTTCAAATAGAAATCTTCG ggaaaccatatgggagttaaAAGATGCTCAACTTATGTTTGTTGAAGATTCATATTGTTTTGAAGCAAACAAGCCTATTAGTTGTAATGTTATTGATTGTTGGTCATCTTTCCTTAACATTATTTACACACCAAACTTAGTTATGGCACCATCCAGAGTATTCTTCCATACAAAAATATTGGTtagttaa
- the LOC111916149 gene encoding stem-specific protein TSJT1, protein MLAIFKKHLVNAPKELSSPSHDHHQNHHPLNQFLNSNPNAFSFSFGNDASFAFDSSSQQRLFSSMDDIYCIFLGGLDNLCTLNKQYGLTKLANEPMFVIQAYKTLRDRGPYPAHSVLKEMEGSFGFILYDLMAKTVFVSLGADGGVKLFWGIAADGSVVISDNLMVIKSSCSKSFAPFPTGCMYHTEGGLMSFEHPKNKMKAISRVDSEGVMCGATFKVDVYSKTTQAMPRVGSEANWATWG, encoded by the exons atgttggcTATTTTCAAGAAACATTTGGTTAATGCACCAAAAGAACTCAGTAGCCCATCACACGATCATCATCAAAATCATCATCCTTTGAACCAATTCTTGAATTCTAATCCCAATGCTTTCTCATTTTCTTTTGGCAATGATGCTTCTTTCGCCTTCGACTCTTCCTCTCAACaaag GTTGTTTAGTAGCATGGACGACATTTATTGCATATTCTTGGGAGGTCTAGACAACTTATGCACCCTTAACAAGCAATATGGGCTAACAAAGCTGGCCAATGAGCCCATGTTTGTGATCCAAGCTTACAAGACCCTTCGTGATCGCGGCCCATACCCGGCCCACTCAGTACTCAAGGAGATGGAGGGTAGTTTTGGGTTTATACTCTATGATCTCATGGCTAAAACTGTCTTTGTCTCACTT GGTGCTGATGGAGGAGTGAAGCTTTTCTGGGGCATAGCGGCTGATGGCTCGGTTGTAATTTCTGACAACTTGATGGTCATAAAGTCTAGCTGCTCCAAGTCATTTGCTCCCTTCCCAACCG GGTGTATGTATCATACAGAAGGGGGATTAATGAGCTTTGAGCATCCAAAGAACAAAATGAAGGCAATATCAAGGGTTGATAGTGAAGGAGTGATGTGTGGTGCTACATTTAAAGTTGATGTGTATTCAAAGACCACACAAGCAATGCCTAGGGTTGGAAGTGAAGCTAATTGGGCTACTTGGGGATAA